Within the Pseudarthrobacter sp. W1I19 genome, the region CCCAGGGCGGCCGGAAGCACCCGCACCAGGAATTCATCCAGATCGACACCACCAACGTCCTGTTCATCGTGGCCGGTGCGTTCGCCGGACTCGAGGAGATCATCGGTTCCAGGTCCGGCCGGAAGGGGATTGGCTTCGGCGCACCCCTCAACGAGGCCAGCAAAAAGATCGATTCCTATGGCGAAGTAATGCCGGAGGACCTCCTGAAATTCGGTCTGATTCCGGAATTCATTGGCCGGCTCCCCGTGATCACTACGGTGTCCAACCTGGACCGGGACGCCCTGATCCAGATCCTCTCAACACCCAAGAACGCCCTGGTGAAGCAGTACCAGAAGATGTTCCAGATTGACGGCGTAGAGCTCGTGTTTGACGACACCGCCCTGGACGCCATCGCTGAGCAGGCGCTGGAGCGCGGCACGGGTGCCCGCGGCCTGCGGGCCATCATGGAGGAAGTGCTCCTCCCGGTGATGTTCGATCTCCCCAGCCGTGAGGATGTGGCCAGTGTGGTAATCACCGAGGACGTGGTCCTCCGGGGCGCGGAACCCACCATGATCCCGCACGTCACCAAGCGGCGTAAGACTGCCTGAAAACCTTCCGCTAGACACCGTCAGATGCGGCTGCCCCTTGCGCAGCCGCCTGCACCTGAAGGAGTACACCCATGACTGACACTGCACGAAACAAAGCCGATTTCTGGTTTGACCCGCTGTGCCCGTTCGCGTGGATCACCTCGCGCTGGATCGGTGAAGTGGAGGACGTCCGCGACATCGAAACGGTGTGGCACGTGATGAGTCTTGCTGTCCTCAACGAGGGCCGCGACCTGGAGCCCGCCTACCGCGAGTCGATGGACAACGCCTGGGGCATGGTCCGCGTGATCATCGCGGCCCAGCAGGAGCACGGCCAGGAAACGGTCAAGGCCCTTTATGACGCCATGGGCACCCTGATCCATGAGCGCGGCGAGAAGGACAGGGCCCTGGTCATCACCAAGGCCCTCGCTGAATGCGGCCTGCCCGCCTCGCTGGCTGAAGCAGCCACCACAGAAGCCTTCGACGAAAAGCTGCGGGCCAGCCACGAGGAAGGCATCTCGCTTGTAGGCCAGGATGTTGGCACGCCCGTGGTGGCCTTCAATGGAACCGCATTCTTCGGCCCCGTCCTGACCCGGATTCCGCGTGGTGAAGAGGCCGGCAAGCTGTGGGACGCCACCACGGCCCTGGCCTCCTACCCGCACTTCTTCGAGCTGAAGCGCAGCCGCACAGAACGCCCTGAATTCAGCTGAACCAGATCCCGCCGGCCATCGACGGGGACGCAGCAGAGCTCCGGTAGAACTACTCGCTTGTAGTTCTGCCGGGGCTCTTGCGCATCCGGACCGGCAGGACAATGATGGTTCTTACCCTCTTCGAAAGAAGAGAGACGCAGGAACCGAAGATTCAGTGATATGTATTTGACGCAGCCATCGGCAAAGCCGGATACAAGCTACCAGTGACGAGGTAGGAAGACCTGAAATTTCCTAGGATCTTGCCAGACCATCAAAGACGTCACCAGATGGCCGAAAAGTCGAAGCCCCACCAACGGCAAAACGCTGATGGGGCTTCCCCTTTGCCCTGAAACAGGTTGCCCCGAGACGGGTCGCCCTGAACCAGTTTCCCTGGACCAGGGCGCCGTCCGTCAGGCCTGGGCGGGCTCCTCGGTGGCGGCCAGGGCCACGTCACTCACGGTCAGTTCGCCGTCGCCCACCACCAGGGTGATCTCGCGGGCGTTCGACGCAGCCTTCAGGTCGGCAAGCCCAGCCTTCAGTTGCGTGGTCAGGGCCTCGGAGGCCGTGATGGTGGCGGACAGGACCTCTGTGCGCTGCTTCACCTTGGCCTCGGACTTGGCTTTGCGGACGCCGCTGAGCGCAACACCCACGGTGGCCAGCATGGTGGTGTCCCCGCCCGGCACGTCCAGCGGGGCAGGCCACTGGGCGCGGTGGACCGAACCGTTCCGCCACCATCCCCAAACCTCTTCGGTGGCGAAAGGCAGGAAGGGCGCGAACAGGCGCAGCAGGGTGTCCAGGCTGGTGGCCAGGGCCGCGAGGACGGAGGCCTGTTCGGCTTCGCCGGCAGCGCCGTAGGCCCGGTCCTTGATGAGCTCCACGTAGTCGTCCGTGAACTGCCAGAAGAAGCTTTCGGTGATCTGCAGTGCGCGCGCGTAGTCGTAGTTCTCGAACGCTTTCGTGGACTGCGCCACAACATCTGCAAGCTGGGCGAGGACGGCCCGGTCCAGGGGGTTGGACAGCACCGAGAGGTCAGCGGAAAGCACTGATGCTTCGGTGGCGCCGAGGTTCAGCACGAACTTCGAGGCGTTCAGCAGCTTGATGGCCAGGCGCCGGCCGATCTTCATCTGGGCAATCTCGTAGGCGGTATCCGCGCCGAGCTTAGCGGAGGCGGCCCAGTAACGGACAGCATCGGAGCCGTATTCCTCCAGCACATCGGTGGGGACCACCACGTTGCCCTTGGACTTGGACATCTTCTTGCGGTCCGGGTCCAGGATCCAGCCCGAGATGGCGGCGTGCTTCCACGGCGCACTGTTCTCCAGGGCGTCGGCGCGGACCACCGAGGAGAAGAGCCAGGTCCGGATGATGTCGTGGCCCTGCGGGCGGACGTCAAACGGGAATACCTTGGCGAACAGTTCCGCGTCGCGCTTCCAGCCGCCCACAATGTTCGGCGTCAGGGAGGAGGTGGCCCACGTGTCCAGGATGTCGGCGTCGCCGGTGAAACCGTTGGGAACATCGCGCTGTGCCTCGTCGAAGCCCGGGGCGGCATCCGCTGCCGGGTCAACCGGCAGCTGCTCGTCGGACGGAACGATGGGGGAGTCGTAGTCCGGGTTGCCGTCGGCATCCAGCGGGTACCAGACGGGGATGGGCACACCAAAGAAGCGCTGCCGCGATACCAGCCAGTCGCCGTTCAGGCCGGAAATCCAGTTCTCGTAGCGGGAGCGCATAAAGGCGGGGTGGAAGTCGATTTCCTGCCCCCGCGCGATGAGTCGTTCACGGCGGTCCTCGTCCCGTCCACCGTTGCGGATGTACCACTGGCGGGAGGTGACAACCTCAAGGGGCTTGTCGCCCTTTTCGTAGAAGTTCACGGGGTGCATGATCTTCTTCGGCTCGCCGTCCAGCAGTTCGGCGGCGGTGAGGAGCTTCACCACCTCCTCTTTGGCGCTGAACACGGTCTTGCCGGCGATGGCGGCAAAGGCTTCACGGCCGATGTCGGTGGTGATCCACTCAGGGGCCTCGCTGACGATCCGGCCGTCCCTGCCCACGATGGCCCGTGTCGGCAACTGCAGTTCGCGCCACCAGGTGACGTCCGTCAGGTCGCCGAAGGTACACACCATCGCGATGCCTGAGCCTTTGTCCGCCTTGGCCAGCGGGTGGGCCTTCACTTCGACCTCGACGCCGAACACCGGGGACGTGACCTTCTTGCCGAACAGCGGCTGGTACCGTTCGTCGTCGGGATTTGCCACCAGGGCCGCACAGGCGGCCAGCAGTTCGGGACGGGTGGTCTCGATGTAGATCCGCTCGCCGTCCTCAGTGAAGAAGGGGTACCGGTAGTAGGCGCCCGGCACTTCGCGGTCCTCGAGCTCGGCCTGGGCCACGGCAGTGCGGAAGGTGACATCCCAGAGGGTGGGCGCCTCGGCCATGTAGGCGTCGCCGGCCGCAAGGTTGGCCAGGAACGCGCGCTGCGAAACCGCCCTGGAGTTGTCGTCGATGGTGCGGTAGGTCAGTTCCCAGTCCACGGACAGGCCAAGCGTCTGGAAGAGGTTTTCGAAGACCTTCTCGTCCTCAACGGCCAGCTCTTCACACAGCTCGATGAAGTTCCGGCGGGAGACCACGTCAAAATCCCGCTGGTTCTTGGCAGGCTGGGTCGGAGGACGGTAGTCCGCGTTGTACGGGATGGCCGGGTCGCACCGCACCCCGTAGTAGTTCTGCACCCGGCGTTCGGTGGGCAGGCCGTTGTCATCCCAGCCCATCGGGTAGAAGACGTTCTTGCCGATCATTCGCTGGTAGCGGGCCAGCACATCGGTCTGCGTGTAGGAGAACATGTGTCCCACGTGCAGCGATCCGGAAGCGGTGGGCGGGGGAGTATCGATCGAGTAGACCTGCTCCCGGGTGGTGTCCGGGTTGAACTTGTAGGTCCCCTCCGCAAGCCAGCGCTGCGTCAGGGCAGCTTCGAGGCCCTCGAGGGCCGGCTTGTCCGGAACGTTGATGGGGGCGGTGTTGGGCGTGTCTGTACCCTGTTTGTCTTCAGCCATCTGCCAATTGTTTCATGGCCGCGCACGTCCCCCTGCCCGGCGGCGGGCTGCAGGCGCGCGTTCATCCGGGGAAATACGCCGGGGCGGTCTCCGGGCAGGGAAGGTTAGGGTGGTGCCATGACTTCGGACTTCCAGAAAAAAGCAGCTTTGGTGACCGGCGCGAGCAGCGGAATCGGTGAGGCAACCGTCCGCGCCCTGGCGGCGGCAGGCTGGACAGTCTTCGCTGTGGCGCGCCGCGCGGAGCGGCTCGCCGCGCTGGAAGCCGAGACCGGCGCCGTCGGCATTCCTGCCGATATTTCCGCGGACGACGACGTGTCCCGGCTTCTTGCCCTGGTCACCGAAGCGGGAGGCATTGACACGCTGGTCAACATCGCCGGCGGCGCCCGGGGTGCCGACACCGTGGGCCAGGCGAGCACCGAGGACTGGGAATGGATGTACCGGGTCAACGTGCTGGGCACCATGAAGCTCACCCGGGCGTTCCTGCCGATGCTCCGCGCACACGGCGAGGGAACCGTGCTGAACCTGACCTCCACTGCCGCGCTTGCTCCGTACGAAGGCGGAGGCGGCTACAACGCCGCGAAGTCTGCCCAGCAGGCCATGACCGGGGCGCTGCGGCTGGAGGAAGCGGAAAACAACGTCCGCGTCATCGAAGTGGCGCCGGGGCTGGTGTACACGGAGGAGTTCGCACTGAACCGGCTGGGTGACCGGCAGGCCGCCCAAAAGGTATACCAGGGCGTGGAGAAGCCGCTCACCGCCGCCGACGTGGCGGATGTGGTCAGGTATGCCGTCAGTGCCCCGCACCATGTGAACCTGGACCAGATCGTGATCCGGCCGGTGGCGCAGGCCGCCAACCACAAACTGATCCGCAAGGGCTGACTTACGGCAGAGCCTGTTTTTGCTGCAGTACCAGGCGGGCCACCACCGCGGCATGATCGGTTCCGGGCAGGGTGACGACCTCGACCTCCGCGATACCTATTCCCGGGCTGACCAGCACATGATCCAGGGCCGCGAAGGCCGGTACCGGTGAGTTCACCGGCCACGTTGGTACCAGGCCCTTGCCGGCAGTCCGGGCCGCATCAGTGAGTCCTAGGGCCAGGAGGTCACGGAATTCCCGGTGGTCCGCGGTGGCGTTGAAGTCGCCCAGCAGGATGGTGGGCTCCCCTTCCGGTGCGGCCCGCCACAGTTCCCCCAACTGCCGCAGTTCCGCCCGCCACGTGCGCGTATGCCCGGGGAGCGGGGAATCGATGTGGACAGCTGTCAGGTGGACCGGCGCCGCTACGCCGGGGACTACGGCCACTGCCTGGCTTTGGTAGAACACCGAGCCCGGTACCCGTTCAGCCTGCTCCAGCGGAAACCGTGCAAAGAGGGCGTTCCCAGTGCCGGCCCAATCAACGTCCGGCGCCCGGCCGGGCAGCACGGTTGCCAGGCCTGCGATGTCCAGCTCTTCCAGTCCCTGCGGGGCGAGTTCGGGCAGGGCCAACACGTCGACGTTCCGGCTTTTCACCTCCGCCAGCAGGGCCGCGGCGTCGATGCCCCTGGAGCCCACATTCACCGCCATCACCGTGAGCGTCTGTTTACGGGGGAGTGCTTTCGCGGCCGGTTGGCCCGCGGGGAGGGCAGCGGACTGCAGGTTGTCTTCTCCGGCAGCAGGCACGATCCGGCCCAGCACCAGGCTGAACTGGGCCACGAGCACCCCCGCTGCCAGCGCGGCCACCAGTGACCGGGCGGCGCCGGGACGGATACACAGTGCGACGACGGCGGCAGCCAGCCCCGCCGCCGTCGTGATGAGCGCCGCGGGAAAGAAGGACAACAGCTGGATCCACGGGGTCCCGATGTCCCAGGGAACCAGGCGAAGCGCCAGCAGTACGGCACCCGGCGCGGCCAGGACGGCGGCGGACACCGACCACCAGGACACCCTGCGGGGACGCGGTCCCTGACGCAGTCCGGCCCCGTTCTTCTGCATACGCTCCATTATTGGTGGCCCGGCCGTGGAAATAGTAGACTCGGAAGCGGCTACGACCCGGCTATCACCGGCGAGCTTCCGGAAGAACGCACCAACCGCGATACCTGCGGACGGCGTCAGTAGAACCGGACGGGTAAGCCCGTCACAGCAGTCAATGAGCGGCCGGAGCAGGACGGTTCCCCAGGGAGCCGGCAGCGCCGGTAAGTGAGGTGGTACCGCGGTGGGCGTGGAGTCCGGAAGGACAACACGGCAGCCGTCCTCGCATCCTGAACGGAACGAAAGGCGCAAGCCGGCAGTTCGCCAAGCTCAACCCAGGATGTCGAGAATGACGTATTACCCCAAGGCCTCAGCCTCCGCCAATGGCACCTCTTCCAGCCGCAACGCTGGCGTGTCCGCTTCCGTGAAGTTCCCGGAAATCGAAGAGCGCATCCTCAAGTACTGGGACCAGGACGGCACCTTTCAGGCCAGCATCGACCAGCGCAGCGCGGACGCCCCCGGCGGCGAGCCCGGCAGCAACGAATTCGTTTTCTACGACGGCCCGCCGTTCGCCAACGGCCTGCCGCACTATGGCCACCTGCTCACCGGGTACGCCAAGGACCTCGTGGGCCGCTACCAGACCCAGCGCGGCAAGCGCGTGGAGCGCCGCTTCGGCTGGGATACCCATGGCCTGCCGGCAGAGCTCGAAGCCATGAAGCAGCTGGGCATGACGGACAAGACCCAGATCGAAGCCATGGGCATCGACAAGTTCAACGACGCCTGCCGCGCCTCCGTGATGAAGTACGCCGACGAATGGCGCAGTTACGTCACCCGCCAGGCGCGCTGGGTGGACTTCGATAACGACTACAAGACCCTCAACGTCGAGTACATGGAGTCGGTCCTCTGGGCCTTCAAGCAGCTGCACGAAAAGGGATTGACCTACAACGGCTACCGCGTGCTGCCTTACTGCTGGAAGGACGAAACCCCGCTGTCCAACCATGAGCTGCGCATGGACGACGACGTCTACAAGAACCGCCAGGACCAGACCGTCACGGTGACCTTCCCCCTGCTTGCCGGGGAGTCGGAACTGTCCCGGCGGCTCGCCGGTGTCCAGGCCCTCGCCTGGACCACCACCCCCTGGACACTGCCGACGAACGCCGCGCTCGCCGTCGGACCTTCCATCACTTACGCCGTGCTGCCTGCCGGCCCCAACGGCATCAAGGCCGCCTCCGCGGATGCTCCGGTTACCGGCAGCTTCCTGCTGGCCGCCGACCTGCTGGCCAGCTACGCGAAGGACCTCGGATACGAGGACTTCGAGGCAGCGCAGGCCGCCGTTGTCTCCACGCACACGGGTGCTGAGCTGGAAGGCCTCGCCTACCAGCCGCTGTGGCAGGACTTTGCCGACAACGAAAAATACGGCATGGAGAACGCCTGGCGGATCCTGGTGGCCGACTACGTCACCACCACCGACGGCACCGGCATCGTCCACCAGGCTCCCGCCTACGGTGAAGACGACCAGAAGGTCTGCGAGGAAGCCGGCATCCCGGTGATCCTCTCGGTGGACGAGGGCGCGAAATTCCTGCCGCTGTTCAAGCACGGCGACCTCCACGACATCGTGGGCCTGCAGGTCTTCGAGGCCAACAAGCCCATCACCCAGGTGCTGCGCGCCCAGGGCCGCCTGGTCCGCCAGGCCAGCTACGAGCACAGCTACCCGCACTGCTGGCGCTGCCGCAACCCGCTGATCTACCGCGCCGTGTCCTCCTGGTATGTGGAGGTCACCAAGTTCAAGGACCGGATGTCCGAGCTGAACCAGGAAATCAACTGGATCCCGGGCAACGTCAAGGACGGCCAGTTCGGCAAGTGGCTGGAAAACGCCCGTGACTGGTCCATCAGCCGCAACCGCTACTGGGGCAGCCCCATCCCCGTCTGGCAGTCCAGCGACCCCGAATACCCGCGCACGGATGTGTACGGCTCGCTCGCCGAGATCGAGGCGGACTTCGGCAGGCTGCCGCTGAACAAGGACGGCCAGGTGGACCTGCACCGCCCGTTCATCGACGAACTGACCAGGCCCAACCCGGACGATCCCCGTACCCCCGGAGAGGGCCAGTCGGTGATGCGCCGCGTGGAGGACGTCCTGGATGTCTGGTTCGACTCCGGCTCCATGCCGTACGGCCAGGTGCACTACCCGTTCCAGAACGAGGCCTGGTTCGATACCCACAACCCCGCCGACTTCATCGTGGAGTACATCGGCCAGACCCGCGGCTGGTTCTACATGCTGCACATCCTGTCCACGGCGCTGTTCGACCGGCCGGCGTTCCGCAACGTCATCAGCCACGGCATTGTGCTGGGCTCGGACGGGCAGAAAATGTCCAAGAGCCTGCGGAACTACCCGGATGTCTCCGAGGTCCTGGACCGCGACGGCTCGGACGCCATGCGCTGGTTCCTGATGTCCAGCCCCATCCTCCGAGGCGGCAACCTGGTGGTCACCGAACAGGGAATCCGCGACGGCGTCCGGCAAGTCATCCTGCCTCTGTGGAACGTGTACAGCTTCTTCACGCTCTACACCAACGCCGCCAACGGCGGTTCAGGCTATGACGCGAAGCTGCGCTACGACGGCTATGCCGACACGCTGGACCAGTACCTGCTGGCCAACACCGGTGACTTGGTCCGGAACATGACGGAGCAGCTGGACACCTACGACATCTCCGGCGCCTGCGACGAACTGCGCAGCTACCTGGACATGCTCACCAACTGGTACGTCCGCCGGAGCCGGCAGCGCTTCTTCGACGAAGACCAGGACGCGTTCGACGCTCTGTTCACCGCCCTGGAGACGGTCACCCGCGTGGCGGCTTCGCTCCTGCCGCTGGTCTCCGAGGAAATCTGGCGCGGACTCACCGGCGGCCGCTCGGTGCACCTGGCCGACTGGCCGGACGCCAACCTGTTCCCGGCCAACCCGGACCTGGTGCAGGCCATGGACAAAGTCCAGCAGATCTGCTCCACCGGTTCCTCACTCCGGAAGGCAGCAAACCTGCGCGTACGCCTGCCGCTGCAGGAACTGACTGTTGTGGCACCGGGCGCGGATGCGCTGGACGGCTTCGCCGCCGTCGTCGCGGACGAACTCAACCTCCGCTCTGTCCGCCTCCTGGATGCCGCCACGGCCTCCCCGGAGGAATTCGGGATCCAGCAGAAGCTCGTGGTCAACGCACGCGCCGCAGGTCCGCGGCTGGGCAAGAACGTCCAGGCCGCCATCAAGGGCGCCAAGTCCGGCGACTGGTCCGTTTCCGATGCCGGCGTTGTCACGGCCGGGGGCCTGGAACTGGAACCGCAGGAATATACGCTCGAAACCGTAGTGGCAGACAGCGGGTCCGCGGCTGCGTCTTCGGCTGTAGCCGTCCTTCCCGGTGGCGGCTTCGTAGTCCTCAACACCGAGGTGACCCCGGAGCTGGAGGCCGAAGGCCTGGCCCGGGACATGGTCAGGTCCATCCAGCAGGCACGCAAGGACGCCGGACTCAACGTCAGCGACCGGATCCGGACCTCCGTGACTGCCCGGCAGAACGTCGTCGACGCCCTGCTGGCCAACGCTGAACTGGTAAAGGGCGAGACCCTCACCGTGGACCTCACGGCAGAACCATCGGACGCCGCCGAACCGGTAGTCGCCGTCGAAAAAGTAAAGGCCTGATCCATGACTGACGAATTTTCCGTAGAGAGCGTCTACGCCGAGCTGCTGGGCCGGGCGCCGGAAAACAAGATGGAGCCGCGGCTTGCCCCGCTGTTCAGGGCCATGGATGTGCTGGGCGAGCCCAACAAGGCGTACCCGATCATCCACGTGACCGGGACCAACGGCAAGACCTCCACGGCCCGCATGATCGAATCGGTGTTGCGGGCCCACGGCCTGAGCACCGGGCGTTACACCAGCCCGCACCTGTCCAAGGTCACCGAACGGATCAGCATCGACGGCCACCCGGTTTCGGATGAGACCTTCGTCCGGATCTGGGACGAGATCCGGCCCTACCTGCAGATCGTGGACTCGGAACTGGAGGCTGAAGGGCAGCCCCGGCTGACGTATTTCGAATGCCTCACGATCCTCGGCTTCGCCATCTTCGCCGACCAGCCCGTCAACGTGGCGGTCATCGAAGTGGGACTCGGCGGCATCACGGATGCCACCAACGTGGGAGACGGGCAGGTTTCCGTGGTCACGCCCATCTCCCTGGACCACACGGACCTGCTGGGTGAGACCACCGAAGACATCGCCCATGAAAAGGCCGGGATCATCAAGCCCGGCGGCTACCTCATCAGCGCCGCCCAACCCCTGGACGCGGCGCAGGTCCTCCTCGAAAAAGCCAAGGACGTGGGCGTTCCCTTCAAGTTCGAAGGCGTGGAGTTCGGCGTCGAATCCCGGACCGTGGCCGTGGGCGGCCAGATGGTCACCATCCAGGGCATCGCGGGCCGTTACCCCGACCTGCTGGTGCCGCTGCACGGAGCCCACCAGGCACAGAACGCCGCCGTAGCGGTGGCAGCCCTGGAGGCCTTCTTCGGCGGTGAGAAGGAACTCGGCTTCGACGTGCTGCAGGAAGGGTTCGCCGCGGCCACCTCTCCGGGCCGGCTCGAAGTGGTCCGGACGGCGCCCACCATCGTGGTGGACGCCGCCCACAACCCGGATGGCATCAAGGCATCCGCCGCAGCCCTGCAGGAGGCTTTTACGTTCACCCGCCTGGTTCCGGTGGTGGGGGTCCTGAGGGAAAAGGACGCGGAGGAAGTACTCCGCCAGCTTAAGGAATCCCTGGGCGGCCTGGCGGAGGAGTACTGCTTCACCCAGTCGAACTCGCCGCGCGCCGTCCCGGCTGCCGAACTGGCCGAGCTGGCCATAGACCTTGGCTTTGGCGAGGACAACGTCCACATCGCCGAGAAGCTCGACGACGCCCTGGAATGGGCTGTGGAACGCGCCGAAGCCAATGATGACCTTTCCGGCGCAGTGCTGGTGACCGGTTCCATCACGCTGGTGGCCGAAGCCCGGATCCTGCTCGGGAAGACGGAGGCGTAGGGCATGGCCAAACTGACCAAGGCCCAGCGCGAGTGGCGGCCGGGCATGCCCAAGAAGCGGCGTTCCACCAAGGTGATGTTCGCCTCCACCGTTCTGCTCCTGGAAGCATTTGTGATGTTTTTCGCCACCCTGGCGGTGTTTGGCCTGCGCCGGGCGGAATTCCCGCCGGCGCTGATCCTGGGCGTGGGCATCGGACTGAGCGTGGTGATGATCGTGGCATGCGCCTTCCTCAGCAAGGCGTGGGGCGTTGGACTGGGCTGGATCCTGCAGCTCATCCTGATCCTCACCGGCATCTTCGAGCCGGCCATGTTCCTGGTGGGAGCACTCTTCGCCCTTGCCTGGTGGTATGGAATCCGCACGGGCATCCGGCTGGACCGGGAAGCCGGCCAGCGTGCCCGGGAACAGGCTGAGTGGGAAGCAGCCCGTCCGGACCAGGCTGCCGGGCCGGACCAGCAGCCCCAGGCCACCTGACGCCAGTCCCCGTAGACTTGTCCCCGAAACCCATACCAACGCATTGGAGCAGTTGTGACTATTGAGCGCACCCTCGTCCTGATCAAGCCCGACGGCGTCGCCCGCAACCTTACGGGCGCCATCCTGGCCCGGATCGAAGCCAAGGGCTACACCCTGGCTGAACTGAAAAAGGTGGACGCCACCCGCGACCTGCTCGAACAGCACTACGAGGAGCACGTGGGCAAGCCTTTCTACGAGCCCCTGGTGGAATTTATGCTCAGCGGCCCTGTTGTGGCGGCCATCTTCGAAGGCCACCGCGTCATTGAGGGCTTCCGCTCCCTGGCCGGCACCACGGACCCCACCACCGCCGCTCCGGGCACCATCCGCGGCGACTTTGGCCGTGACTGGGGCCTGAAGGTCCAGCAGAACCTGGTGCATGGCTCGGATTCCACCGACTCCGCCGAGCGCGAAATCAAGATCTGGTTCCAGGGCTGACCCCACCGAGATGACAGATAAGGCCA harbors:
- a CDS encoding DsbA family protein, yielding MTDTARNKADFWFDPLCPFAWITSRWIGEVEDVRDIETVWHVMSLAVLNEGRDLEPAYRESMDNAWGMVRVIIAAQQEHGQETVKALYDAMGTLIHERGEKDRALVITKALAECGLPASLAEAATTEAFDEKLRASHEEGISLVGQDVGTPVVAFNGTAFFGPVLTRIPRGEEAGKLWDATTALASYPHFFELKRSRTERPEFS
- the valS gene encoding valine--tRNA ligase; this translates as MAEDKQGTDTPNTAPINVPDKPALEGLEAALTQRWLAEGTYKFNPDTTREQVYSIDTPPPTASGSLHVGHMFSYTQTDVLARYQRMIGKNVFYPMGWDDNGLPTERRVQNYYGVRCDPAIPYNADYRPPTQPAKNQRDFDVVSRRNFIELCEELAVEDEKVFENLFQTLGLSVDWELTYRTIDDNSRAVSQRAFLANLAAGDAYMAEAPTLWDVTFRTAVAQAELEDREVPGAYYRYPFFTEDGERIYIETTRPELLAACAALVANPDDERYQPLFGKKVTSPVFGVEVEVKAHPLAKADKGSGIAMVCTFGDLTDVTWWRELQLPTRAIVGRDGRIVSEAPEWITTDIGREAFAAIAGKTVFSAKEEVVKLLTAAELLDGEPKKIMHPVNFYEKGDKPLEVVTSRQWYIRNGGRDEDRRERLIARGQEIDFHPAFMRSRYENWISGLNGDWLVSRQRFFGVPIPVWYPLDADGNPDYDSPIVPSDEQLPVDPAADAAPGFDEAQRDVPNGFTGDADILDTWATSSLTPNIVGGWKRDAELFAKVFPFDVRPQGHDIIRTWLFSSVVRADALENSAPWKHAAISGWILDPDRKKMSKSKGNVVVPTDVLEEYGSDAVRYWAASAKLGADTAYEIAQMKIGRRLAIKLLNASKFVLNLGATEASVLSADLSVLSNPLDRAVLAQLADVVAQSTKAFENYDYARALQITESFFWQFTDDYVELIKDRAYGAAGEAEQASVLAALATSLDTLLRLFAPFLPFATEEVWGWWRNGSVHRAQWPAPLDVPGGDTTMLATVGVALSGVRKAKSEAKVKQRTEVLSATITASEALTTQLKAGLADLKAASNAREITLVVGDGELTVSDVALAATEEPAQA
- a CDS encoding SDR family oxidoreductase, yielding MTSDFQKKAALVTGASSGIGEATVRALAAAGWTVFAVARRAERLAALEAETGAVGIPADISADDDVSRLLALVTEAGGIDTLVNIAGGARGADTVGQASTEDWEWMYRVNVLGTMKLTRAFLPMLRAHGEGTVLNLTSTAALAPYEGGGGYNAAKSAQQAMTGALRLEEAENNVRVIEVAPGLVYTEEFALNRLGDRQAAQKVYQGVEKPLTAADVADVVRYAVSAPHHVNLDQIVIRPVAQAANHKLIRKG
- a CDS encoding endonuclease/exonuclease/phosphatase family protein, producing the protein MQKNGAGLRQGPRPRRVSWWSVSAAVLAAPGAVLLALRLVPWDIGTPWIQLLSFFPAALITTAAGLAAAVVALCIRPGAARSLVAALAAGVLVAQFSLVLGRIVPAAGEDNLQSAALPAGQPAAKALPRKQTLTVMAVNVGSRGIDAAALLAEVKSRNVDVLALPELAPQGLEELDIAGLATVLPGRAPDVDWAGTGNALFARFPLEQAERVPGSVFYQSQAVAVVPGVAAPVHLTAVHIDSPLPGHTRTWRAELRQLGELWRAAPEGEPTILLGDFNATADHREFRDLLALGLTDAARTAGKGLVPTWPVNSPVPAFAALDHVLVSPGIGIAEVEVVTLPGTDHAAVVARLVLQQKQALP
- the ileS gene encoding isoleucine--tRNA ligase, with the translated sequence MTYYPKASASANGTSSSRNAGVSASVKFPEIEERILKYWDQDGTFQASIDQRSADAPGGEPGSNEFVFYDGPPFANGLPHYGHLLTGYAKDLVGRYQTQRGKRVERRFGWDTHGLPAELEAMKQLGMTDKTQIEAMGIDKFNDACRASVMKYADEWRSYVTRQARWVDFDNDYKTLNVEYMESVLWAFKQLHEKGLTYNGYRVLPYCWKDETPLSNHELRMDDDVYKNRQDQTVTVTFPLLAGESELSRRLAGVQALAWTTTPWTLPTNAALAVGPSITYAVLPAGPNGIKAASADAPVTGSFLLAADLLASYAKDLGYEDFEAAQAAVVSTHTGAELEGLAYQPLWQDFADNEKYGMENAWRILVADYVTTTDGTGIVHQAPAYGEDDQKVCEEAGIPVILSVDEGAKFLPLFKHGDLHDIVGLQVFEANKPITQVLRAQGRLVRQASYEHSYPHCWRCRNPLIYRAVSSWYVEVTKFKDRMSELNQEINWIPGNVKDGQFGKWLENARDWSISRNRYWGSPIPVWQSSDPEYPRTDVYGSLAEIEADFGRLPLNKDGQVDLHRPFIDELTRPNPDDPRTPGEGQSVMRRVEDVLDVWFDSGSMPYGQVHYPFQNEAWFDTHNPADFIVEYIGQTRGWFYMLHILSTALFDRPAFRNVISHGIVLGSDGQKMSKSLRNYPDVSEVLDRDGSDAMRWFLMSSPILRGGNLVVTEQGIRDGVRQVILPLWNVYSFFTLYTNAANGGSGYDAKLRYDGYADTLDQYLLANTGDLVRNMTEQLDTYDISGACDELRSYLDMLTNWYVRRSRQRFFDEDQDAFDALFTALETVTRVAASLLPLVSEEIWRGLTGGRSVHLADWPDANLFPANPDLVQAMDKVQQICSTGSSLRKAANLRVRLPLQELTVVAPGADALDGFAAVVADELNLRSVRLLDAATASPEEFGIQQKLVVNARAAGPRLGKNVQAAIKGAKSGDWSVSDAGVVTAGGLELEPQEYTLETVVADSGSAAASSAVAVLPGGGFVVLNTEVTPELEAEGLARDMVRSIQQARKDAGLNVSDRIRTSVTARQNVVDALLANAELVKGETLTVDLTAEPSDAAEPVVAVEKVKA
- a CDS encoding folylpolyglutamate synthase/dihydrofolate synthase family protein, which gives rise to MTDEFSVESVYAELLGRAPENKMEPRLAPLFRAMDVLGEPNKAYPIIHVTGTNGKTSTARMIESVLRAHGLSTGRYTSPHLSKVTERISIDGHPVSDETFVRIWDEIRPYLQIVDSELEAEGQPRLTYFECLTILGFAIFADQPVNVAVIEVGLGGITDATNVGDGQVSVVTPISLDHTDLLGETTEDIAHEKAGIIKPGGYLISAAQPLDAAQVLLEKAKDVGVPFKFEGVEFGVESRTVAVGGQMVTIQGIAGRYPDLLVPLHGAHQAQNAAVAVAALEAFFGGEKELGFDVLQEGFAAATSPGRLEVVRTAPTIVVDAAHNPDGIKASAAALQEAFTFTRLVPVVGVLREKDAEEVLRQLKESLGGLAEEYCFTQSNSPRAVPAAELAELAIDLGFGEDNVHIAEKLDDALEWAVERAEANDDLSGAVLVTGSITLVAEARILLGKTEA
- a CDS encoding DUF4233 domain-containing protein; protein product: MAKLTKAQREWRPGMPKKRRSTKVMFASTVLLLEAFVMFFATLAVFGLRRAEFPPALILGVGIGLSVVMIVACAFLSKAWGVGLGWILQLILILTGIFEPAMFLVGALFALAWWYGIRTGIRLDREAGQRAREQAEWEAARPDQAAGPDQQPQAT